A single Leptotrichia trevisanii DSM 22070 DNA region contains:
- a CDS encoding BglG family transcription antiterminator: MNNRIKILLKSISAKKYITAEELAKKLNISSKTVRTTIKDLNNLLTKSGGEIVSKSGYGYILKITNGELFSKLDLTNKRKVLPDTSEKRIQYIIEYLINTDNYIKVEKLSEMLFTSPKTLSKDLKEVEKIFSSYNIELKRKPYYGIKAEGEEFDFRLCIANYIEMKTNGNMNLINENELKKIAVVIMDTLKKEKFNISDVAFQNLIIHIQIALKRIKENCYVPVEEKKLREYISEKEFQIAEKCTHNLEKIFNIKFPDSEVGYMAIHLAGKKLFKGSKIDEKNFIIEQEISNIVNEMLKKIYEAFNFDFTKDLELRMALAQHLMPLRIRMKFDMKMKNPMLDKIKERFSLAYTMAKYASTVFYKYYNKKLSEDEIGYIAINLALAIERQKKDINRKTVLLVCSSGKGSAELLAYTYREAFGEYLKELITCSVYDLESMDFSKIDFVLTTVPINIKIPVPIQEVDYFLEESNIREIKKIFTLEEDEDVLKYYDENLFLKDIDLESKEKILEYMVNHIKKYRKIPKNFLSSVKKREKLGITEFGNKIAMPHTDRTLTEETFVCVGILKKPIIWEKKEVQVIFLVSVSKKKDKKLKYFYKITAKFLLNKKNIEKLIKTGDYNELINMLKNIEEKMKGERDE, from the coding sequence TTGAATAATCGTATAAAAATATTATTAAAATCAATTTCTGCAAAAAAATATATAACTGCTGAAGAACTGGCAAAAAAGCTGAATATTAGTAGCAAAACTGTAAGAACAACAATAAAAGATTTGAATAACTTGCTTACTAAATCAGGAGGTGAGATAGTTTCTAAATCAGGATATGGATATATACTAAAGATTACTAATGGGGAACTGTTTTCAAAGTTAGATTTAACAAATAAGAGAAAGGTTCTTCCTGATACATCGGAAAAAAGAATACAGTATATTATAGAATATTTAATAAACACAGATAACTACATAAAGGTGGAAAAATTAAGTGAAATGCTTTTTACTTCTCCTAAAACATTGTCTAAAGATTTAAAAGAGGTGGAAAAGATATTTAGTAGCTATAATATAGAACTTAAAAGAAAACCTTATTATGGTATAAAAGCTGAAGGAGAAGAATTTGATTTCCGTCTTTGTATAGCAAACTACATAGAAATGAAAACCAATGGAAATATGAACTTAATAAATGAAAATGAACTCAAAAAAATAGCAGTAGTAATAATGGACACATTAAAAAAAGAAAAATTTAATATATCAGATGTAGCTTTTCAAAATTTAATTATACATATTCAGATAGCTTTAAAAAGGATAAAAGAAAACTGTTATGTTCCTGTTGAGGAAAAAAAGTTGAGAGAATATATAAGTGAAAAAGAATTTCAAATAGCAGAAAAATGTACACATAATCTGGAAAAAATATTTAACATAAAATTTCCCGATTCAGAAGTAGGATATATGGCAATTCATCTTGCAGGGAAAAAATTATTTAAAGGAAGTAAGATTGATGAGAAAAATTTCATTATAGAACAGGAAATAAGCAATATAGTAAATGAAATGCTGAAGAAAATATACGAAGCCTTTAATTTTGATTTTACTAAAGATTTGGAATTACGTATGGCTCTTGCCCAGCATTTAATGCCTTTGAGAATAAGAATGAAATTTGATATGAAAATGAAAAATCCGATGCTTGATAAAATAAAGGAAAGATTCAGTCTGGCCTATACAATGGCAAAGTATGCAAGTACAGTATTTTATAAATACTATAATAAAAAACTGTCAGAAGATGAAATAGGATATATAGCAATAAATCTGGCACTGGCCATTGAAAGACAGAAAAAGGATATAAATAGAAAAACAGTTCTTCTTGTTTGTTCATCAGGAAAAGGAAGTGCAGAGCTTCTGGCCTATACATACAGGGAAGCCTTTGGAGAATATCTGAAAGAACTGATAACCTGCAGTGTATATGATCTGGAAAGTATGGATTTCAGTAAGATAGACTTTGTTCTTACAACGGTACCTATAAATATAAAAATTCCTGTTCCTATTCAGGAAGTGGATTATTTTCTGGAAGAGAGCAATATCAGGGAAATAAAGAAAATATTTACTCTGGAGGAAGATGAGGATGTCTTAAAATATTATGATGAAAATTTATTTTTAAAAGATATAGATTTGGAATCGAAGGAAAAAATTCTGGAATATATGGTAAATCACATAAAAAAATATAGAAAGATACCCAAAAACTTTCTGTCTTCAGTAAAAAAAAGGGAAAAACTTGGAATAACGGAATTTGGAAATAAAATAGCGATGCCTCATACTGATAGGACACTTACAGAGGAAACATTTGTATGTGTGGGAATACTTAAAAAGCCGATTATATGGGAGAAAAAGGAAGTTCAGGTAATATTTTTAGTTTCTGTTTCGAAAAAAAAGGATAAGAAATTAAAGTATTTCTATAAGATAACTGCAAAATTTCTGTTAAATAAAAAGAATATAGAAAAACTGATAAAAACAGGAGACTATAATGAGCTTATAAACATGTTGAAAAATATAGAAGAAAAAATGAAAGGAGAAAGAGATGAATGA
- a CDS encoding helix-turn-helix domain-containing protein, producing the protein MLQGGRFELENIAEGFGISGRTLQRNLSAENTSFNQLVKDVQKIMTFNYLESNELSIEEIVYLVGYTEIPSFYRAFKKWT; encoded by the coding sequence ATGTTACAAGGCGGACGTTTTGAACTGGAAAATATAGCCGAAGGATTTGGCATAAGTGGAAGGACTCTTCAAAGAAATTTGTCGGCTGAAAATACAAGTTTTAATCAATTAGTCAAAGATGTTCAGAAAATAATGACTTTCAATTATTTAGAATCAAATGAACTTTCAATAGAAGAAATCGTCTATCTAGTCGGATATACAGAAATTCCATCTTTTTATCGGGCATTCAAAAAATGGACTTGA
- a CDS encoding YbaK/EbsC family protein — translation MPELVDRVFKTIVLKGKSKNLYVCVIHGEAHLDLKKVAKDCEEKNIDLLPLSELEKETGYIRGGCSPVGMKKLFRTFFDKGVEKLLERKNTKIKI, via the coding sequence TTGCCTGAATTGGTAGATAGAGTTTTCAAGACTATTGTGTTAAAGGGAAAAAGTAAGAATTTGTATGTTTGTGTGATTCATGGAGAGGCTCACCTGGATTTGAAGAAAGTGGCGAAGGATTGTGAAGAGAAAAATATTGATTTATTGCCATTATCAGAGCTGGAGAAGGAAACAGGATATATTCGTGGAGGATGTTCTCCTGTGGGAATGAAGAAACTGTTCAGGACTTTTTTTGACAAGGGAGTTGAAAAATTACTTGAAAGGAAGAATACAAAAATAAAAATTTAA
- a CDS encoding Gfo/Idh/MocA family protein: MGEKIEKELKWAVLGTGVIANEMAQALEKMGKKLYAVANRTHGKAVEFAKKYGVQKVYDKIEDMFTDKETDIIYITTPHNTHIKFMIEALKNGKHVLCEKSITLNSKELEEAVKIAKEKKSYSRRSNDNFQYATLYCTFRNCKLR; this comes from the coding sequence ATGGGAGAAAAGATAGAAAAAGAATTAAAATGGGCTGTGCTGGGAACTGGCGTAATTGCAAATGAGATGGCACAGGCACTTGAAAAAATGGGGAAGAAACTTTATGCAGTAGCAAACAGAACACATGGAAAGGCTGTGGAATTCGCCAAAAAATATGGAGTTCAAAAAGTTTATGACAAAATAGAAGATATGTTTACAGACAAAGAAACTGATATAATCTACATTACAACTCCTCATAACACACATATAAAATTTATGATTGAAGCACTTAAAAATGGGAAGCACGTACTATGTGAAAAATCAATTACATTAAATAGTAAAGAACTTGAAGAAGCAGTAAAAATTGCAAAGGAAAAAAAATCTTATTCTCGGAGAAGCAATGACAATTTTCAATATGCCACTTTATACTGTACTTTCAGAAATTGTAAACTCAGATAA
- a CDS encoding RNA-binding domain-containing protein: protein MRKESKKIEFKKKITKSYLKTVSAYFNYESGKIIFGINDNGEVIGIEKIMENKLNIENTINDSIKPKPEYTLDVEKIDGKSCIVLNVKKGDFPPYYYNGKVYKRNDTSTIEVDTVELNRLILQGSNLDYEAIEVENEKLEFTFLEKKMKEIVGIKELNLDILKTLNLYKNRKFNIAAELFADNNNRKFSGIDIVVLGENINKILFRENIERKSILEQYFEAISTFERYYEYEEIVGAERIKKEKISKEAFRESVANAIVHRLWDINANIKIVMSNDKIEIISPGSLPSGMSEDEYMRGYVSVLRNPIIANIFYRLGIIEKFGTGIKRIKYEYRENSVKPSFEIYENSIRITLPIIETVLSNLVNGEVKVFEILKKYEKLSRKEIEELSGYNKSKVIRSINGLIEKSIVEQVGKGRSVKYQLKK, encoded by the coding sequence ATGAGAAAAGAAAGTAAAAAGATAGAGTTTAAGAAAAAAATAACAAAAAGTTATTTGAAAACAGTTTCTGCTTATTTTAATTATGAAAGTGGGAAAATAATTTTTGGAATAAATGATAATGGAGAAGTTATAGGAATAGAAAAGATAATGGAAAATAAACTTAATATAGAAAATACCATTAATGACAGTATAAAACCTAAGCCAGAATATACATTGGATGTTGAAAAAATAGATGGAAAAAGTTGTATAGTTTTAAATGTGAAAAAAGGAGATTTTCCACCATATTATTACAATGGCAAAGTCTACAAAAGAAATGACACATCGACAATTGAAGTAGACACAGTTGAATTGAACAGATTGATATTACAAGGAAGTAATTTAGATTATGAAGCAATTGAAGTAGAAAATGAAAAATTAGAATTTACATTTTTAGAAAAAAAAATGAAGGAAATAGTAGGGATAAAAGAATTAAATTTAGACATATTAAAAACTCTGAATTTGTATAAAAATAGAAAATTTAATATAGCTGCTGAACTTTTTGCGGATAATAATAATAGAAAATTTTCTGGAATTGATATAGTGGTTTTAGGTGAAAATATAAATAAAATACTATTTAGGGAAAACATTGAAAGAAAATCCATACTTGAACAATATTTTGAAGCAATCAGCACATTTGAAAGATATTATGAGTATGAAGAAATAGTAGGAGCTGAACGTATAAAAAAAGAAAAAATTTCAAAAGAAGCTTTCAGGGAATCTGTTGCAAATGCAATAGTCCATAGATTATGGGATATAAATGCAAATATAAAAATAGTAATGTCAAATGATAAAATTGAGATTATATCGCCAGGAAGTTTACCTTCAGGAATGTCTGAAGATGAATATATGAGAGGATATGTTTCAGTTTTAAGAAATCCCATAATAGCAAATATTTTTTATAGACTAGGAATAATAGAAAAATTTGGAACAGGAATAAAAAGAATAAAATATGAATACAGGGAAAATTCTGTAAAACCGTCTTTTGAGATATATGAAAATAGTATAAGGATAACTTTGCCGATAATTGAAACAGTTCTAAGTAATTTAGTTAATGGAGAAGTAAAAGTCTTTGAAATTCTTAAAAAGTATGAAAAATTAAGTAGGAAAGAAATCGAAGAATTAAGTGGATATAACAAATCAAAAGTCATAAGATCGATAAATGGTTTAATTGAGAAAAGCATTGTTGAGCAGGTAGGAAAAGGACGTTCAGTAAAATATCAGTTGAAAAAATAA
- a CDS encoding helix-turn-helix domain-containing protein has protein sequence MKITMPKQFQDFLKSIGLSIENILEQAGIPNILWKEEIQLSTEEYYLFLKKIDEVITDEQISAISNIDNLNVFIPSFFAALSSKNGLEGLKRLAKYKKLIGPVFLEIKEFEEIVQVQYFFEQREKELPRFAVLNEQLMLINLLNKGIGKEISPVSVTSPFEYGELLTKEINATINKAKQNEVIFSMKDLKKPFLTANNIMMEYLEPQLKQKLAEMESETFETFASRVQKKLFQLIPSGQFGLENVAEEFGISGRTLQRNLAAENTSFNQMVKDIQKIMTFNYLEAKELSIDEIAYLVGYTETSSFYRAFKKWTGKTVSQYQKEKK, from the coding sequence ATGAAAATAACTATGCCAAAGCAGTTTCAGGATTTTTTGAAGAGTATTGGATTATCAATTGAAAATATTCTTGAACAAGCGGGAATACCAAATATTTTATGGAAAGAAGAAATTCAGCTTTCTACTGAGGAATATTATTTATTTTTGAAAAAAATTGATGAAGTTATTACTGATGAGCAAATTTCAGCAATTAGCAATATTGATAACTTGAATGTGTTTATTCCATCATTTTTTGCAGCACTTTCTTCAAAAAATGGACTTGAAGGCTTAAAAAGATTGGCAAAATACAAGAAATTAATAGGGCCTGTTTTTTTGGAAATTAAAGAGTTTGAAGAAATTGTTCAAGTGCAGTATTTTTTTGAACAAAGGGAAAAGGAATTACCACGTTTTGCAGTTTTGAATGAACAACTTATGTTGATAAATTTATTGAATAAAGGAATTGGTAAGGAAATATCTCCAGTAAGTGTTACAAGTCCTTTTGAGTATGGTGAATTATTGACAAAAGAGATAAATGCTACGATAAATAAAGCAAAGCAAAATGAAGTCATTTTCAGCATGAAAGATTTGAAAAAGCCATTTTTGACAGCAAATAATATAATGATGGAATATTTGGAACCGCAATTGAAACAGAAACTGGCAGAAATGGAAAGTGAGACATTTGAAACTTTTGCAAGCAGAGTTCAGAAAAAACTTTTTCAGCTTATTCCGAGTGGACAGTTTGGACTTGAAAATGTAGCAGAAGAGTTTGGGATAAGTGGAAGGACTCTTCAAAGAAATCTGGCAGCAGAAAATACCAGTTTCAATCAGATGGTAAAAGATATTCAAAAAATAATGACCTTCAACTATTTGGAAGCAAAGGAACTTTCAATAGATGAAATAGCCTATCTAGTAGGATATACTGAAACTTCTTCCTTTTATCGGGCATTTAAAAAATGGACAGGGAAAACAGTATCGCAGTATCAGAAAGAGAAAAAATAA
- the ybaK gene encoding Cys-tRNA(Pro) deacylase, with translation MKHKKEKIVKTNALRQLDKQKIPYIIHTYEWSEDKSGGLGVAEKLPELAERVFKTIVLKGKSKNLYVCVIHGEAHLDLKKVAKACGEKNIDLLPLSELEKETGYIRGGCSPVGMKKLFETFFDKKVEKFDKIMVSAGRRGLQMEVETEKLVEVVKGNVVDLTMEEI, from the coding sequence ATGAAACATAAAAAAGAAAAAATTGTAAAGACAAATGCTTTAAGACAGCTAGATAAACAGAAGATTCCATATATTATTCATACTTATGAGTGGAGTGAGGATAAAAGCGGAGGGCTTGGTGTTGCGGAAAAATTACCTGAATTGGCGGAGAGAGTTTTTAAGACAATTGTGTTAAAGGGAAAAAGTAAGAATTTGTATGTTTGTGTGATTCATGGAGAGGCTCATCTTGATTTAAAGAAAGTGGCGAAGGCTTGTGGAGAGAAAAATATTGATTTATTGCCATTATCAGAATTGGAGAAGGAAACAGGATATATTCGTGGAGGATGTTCTCCTGTGGGAATGAAAAAGTTGTTTGAGACTTTTTTTGACAAGAAAGTTGAAAAATTTGATAAAATAATGGTTTCAGCTGGTAGACGAGGATTACAGATGGAAGTGGAAACAGAAAAACTGGTTGAAGTGGTGAAAGGGAATGTTGTGGATTTGACGATGGAAGAAATATAA
- the argF gene encoding ornithine carbamoyltransferase, whose translation MLKGRSFLKLLDFTTEELQYLLDLAKKLKEDKKNKTEKKKLVGKNIALIFEKTSTRTRCAFEVAAYDQGANVTYIGPSTSQMNNKESIEDTAKVLGRFYDGIEYRGYGQNLVEALAKHSRVPVWNGLTTEFHPTQVLADFLTILEKKGTLKGIKFSYLGDGKNNMANSLMIGAAKFGMDFTIVAPKEYFPDKELAETALKLAEENGGRISFTDDRIAGVKDADVIYTDVWVSMGESSDVWKERINRLSYYQVNNELVKHAKDDYLFMHCLPAFHDLNTKVAKEIEQKYGIKEMEVTDEVFRSKNSVVFDEAENRMHTIKAVMVATLGEK comes from the coding sequence ATGTTGAAGGGACGTTCATTTTTGAAACTGCTGGACTTTACAACGGAGGAATTGCAATATTTACTGGATTTGGCAAAGAAATTGAAGGAGGATAAAAAAAATAAAACTGAAAAGAAAAAATTAGTTGGAAAAAATATTGCACTAATTTTTGAAAAAACTTCGACACGGACTAGATGTGCATTTGAGGTGGCGGCTTATGATCAGGGTGCGAATGTTACTTATATTGGGCCTTCTACTTCACAAATGAATAATAAGGAATCTATTGAAGACACTGCAAAGGTTTTGGGAAGATTTTATGACGGGATTGAATATCGGGGATACGGGCAGAATTTGGTTGAAGCATTGGCAAAGCATTCTCGTGTGCCTGTTTGGAACGGGCTTACGACTGAGTTTCATCCTACACAGGTTTTAGCGGATTTTTTGACAATTTTAGAAAAAAAGGGAACTTTAAAGGGAATTAAATTTTCATACCTTGGGGATGGAAAAAACAATATGGCAAATTCACTTATGATTGGGGCAGCAAAATTTGGAATGGATTTTACGATTGTTGCTCCGAAAGAATATTTTCCAGATAAGGAATTGGCTGAAACTGCCTTGAAATTGGCTGAGGAAAATGGAGGGCGTATTTCATTTACAGATGACAGAATTGCCGGCGTAAAAGATGCGGATGTGATTTATACGGATGTATGGGTGTCAATGGGAGAATCATCCGATGTATGGAAGGAGAGAATAAACAGGCTTTCATATTATCAGGTAAATAACGAGCTTGTAAAACATGCAAAGGATGATTATTTATTTATGCACTGTCTGCCTGCATTTCACGACTTAAATACAAAAGTTGCGAAGGAAATTGAACAGAAGTATGGAATTAAGGAAATGGAAGTTACTGATGAAGTGTTCAGAAGCAAAAATTCCGTGGTGTTTGATGAGGCTGAAAATAGGATGCATACGATAAAGGCAGTTATGGTGGCAACTCTAGGCGAAAAATAG
- a CDS encoding glycoside hydrolase family 10 protein codes for MKSIIKKISLLAITVLTAASLNASSIIMGNNRNAAKVNNQKITKSRELRGVWVASVSNIDWPSKKGLSVEQQKREFLTILDNVKKWNMNAVFVQIKPTADAFYPSKYSPWSEYLTGTQGVNPGYDPLKFMVEEAHKRGIEFHAWFNPYRLSVSSSRDKLSKDNIGRKKPEWTVAYGGQLYLNPGIPEVNDYVVNSIVEVVKNYDVDGVHMDDYFYPYKVKNQEYPDSAQYQKYGSKFSSVGDWRRDNVNKLVEKLHKSIKKENVNVEFGISPFGVWRNASTDPSRGSATRAGVQNYDDLYADILLWMNKGWIDYVAPQIYWNQGHKSAEYNTLVKWWSKYAGQTQTDLYIGQAAYKVNDWQNAKELINQVNFNRNYPEVKGSIFFSYKSLLTNPKNATNSLAQGPYSNNGNF; via the coding sequence GTGAAATCAATTATAAAAAAAATATCATTATTAGCAATTACAGTTTTAACAGCGGCGTCATTAAATGCTTCCAGTATTATAATGGGAAATAACCGCAATGCAGCAAAAGTTAATAATCAGAAAATAACAAAAAGCAGGGAACTAAGAGGAGTCTGGGTAGCAAGTGTAAGCAACATCGACTGGCCATCCAAGAAAGGGCTTAGCGTAGAACAGCAAAAAAGAGAATTTTTGACAATTCTTGACAATGTAAAAAAATGGAATATGAATGCAGTATTTGTACAAATCAAGCCAACAGCAGATGCCTTTTATCCATCAAAATACTCACCCTGGTCTGAATATTTAACTGGAACACAAGGAGTAAATCCAGGATACGATCCATTAAAGTTCATGGTGGAAGAAGCACACAAAAGAGGAATCGAATTTCACGCATGGTTTAATCCATACAGACTTTCAGTATCCAGTTCAAGAGATAAATTATCAAAAGACAACATCGGACGTAAAAAACCTGAATGGACAGTGGCTTACGGAGGACAATTATACTTAAATCCAGGAATTCCCGAAGTAAATGATTATGTTGTAAACAGTATTGTTGAAGTTGTAAAAAACTATGATGTTGACGGTGTCCATATGGATGATTATTTTTACCCATACAAAGTTAAAAATCAGGAATATCCAGATTCTGCACAGTACCAGAAATATGGAAGCAAATTTTCATCAGTTGGTGACTGGAGAAGGGATAATGTAAACAAATTAGTTGAAAAATTGCATAAATCCATAAAAAAAGAAAATGTAAATGTAGAATTTGGAATAAGTCCATTTGGAGTATGGAGAAACGCCTCTACTGATCCATCAAGAGGTTCTGCAACAAGAGCGGGAGTCCAAAACTATGATGACTTATATGCAGACATTCTATTATGGATGAATAAAGGCTGGATAGATTATGTGGCACCACAAATTTACTGGAATCAAGGGCATAAATCCGCTGAGTACAATACCCTTGTAAAATGGTGGAGCAAATATGCAGGACAGACACAGACAGACTTATACATTGGACAAGCCGCATACAAGGTTAATGATTGGCAAAATGCAAAAGAATTAATAAATCAGGTAAATTTCAACAGAAATTATCCAGAAGTAAAAGGAAGCATCTTCTTTAGCTACAAATCATTATTAACAAACCCTAAAAATGCGACAAACAGCTTGGCACAAGGGCCTTATTCCAATAATGGCAATTTTTAG
- the atpB gene encoding F0F1 ATP synthase subunit A: MKNKILKSLGFLFLMMVIVNVILSIISTFLPVKFESPSSVVEAPHYFNFVLGNFKFSLSQTVLDTWAIMLIIIFIVRAGTKNISVEKPGKMQIVMEEYYHFIENTFLTTFGKHKKTYIPFFAALFAFIMFSNLSTFLFPFIMMAVKENGIRTVKPFFRTPTADPNTTIGLSLVVIVVFLAVSIKQHGLKGYIKSLFEPMWFMFPLNVVDIFSKVLNTSMRLFGNMLAGLVIVGLLYSLVGRGLLQSMTNNMLKGSFSFSVGWPMIIQLYLDLFIGIVQAFVFTILSSVYIGEALGEEE, from the coding sequence ATGAAAAATAAAATTTTGAAATCTTTAGGATTTCTATTTCTTATGATGGTTATTGTAAATGTGATTTTATCAATTATTTCGACGTTTTTACCAGTGAAATTTGAGTCACCGAGTTCAGTCGTGGAAGCACCACATTATTTTAATTTTGTTCTGGGGAACTTTAAATTTTCACTTAGCCAGACAGTCCTTGATACGTGGGCAATTATGCTTATAATCATATTTATTGTAAGAGCTGGGACAAAGAATATAAGTGTGGAAAAACCTGGCAAAATGCAAATTGTTATGGAAGAATACTATCATTTTATTGAAAATACCTTTTTGACTACTTTTGGAAAACATAAAAAAACTTATATACCATTTTTTGCGGCATTATTTGCATTTATAATGTTTTCAAATTTAAGCACTTTCCTATTCCCGTTCATTATGATGGCAGTCAAAGAAAATGGCATTAGAACGGTAAAACCATTTTTTAGAACGCCAACAGCGGATCCAAATACTACAATTGGGCTATCACTCGTGGTGATTGTCGTCTTCTTGGCAGTTTCTATAAAGCAGCATGGTTTAAAAGGATACATAAAATCATTGTTTGAACCAATGTGGTTTATGTTTCCGTTAAACGTCGTAGATATTTTTTCAAAAGTGCTGAACACTTCAATGCGGTTATTTGGGAATATGCTCGCAGGACTTGTAATTGTCGGGTTGCTATATAGCCTTGTTGGGCGTGGACTGTTACAGTCAATGACAAATAATATGCTGAAGGGAAGTTTTTCATTTTCAGTCGGATGGCCGATGATTATACAGCTTTATCTGGATTTATTCATTGGAATAGTACAGGCGTTCGTATTTACAATACTATCATCAGTTTATATCGGTGAAGCGTTAGGCGAAGAAGAATAA
- the atpE gene encoding ATP synthase F0 subunit C, which yields MEGIVQAAALLGAGIAAVGGIGAGLGQGIATGYAVEAVSRQPEAKQDIMQTLITGLAITESSAIYALVIAFLLIFLKG from the coding sequence ATGGAAGGAATAGTTCAAGCAGCAGCTTTATTAGGAGCAGGAATTGCAGCAGTAGGAGGAATTGGAGCAGGATTAGGACAAGGGATTGCAACTGGATATGCAGTAGAAGCGGTTTCAAGACAGCCCGAAGCTAAGCAGGATATTATGCAGACATTAATTACTGGACTTGCGATTACGGAATCATCCGCAATTTATGCGTTGGTAATAGCTTTCTTATTAATTTTCTTAAAAGGATAG
- the atpF gene encoding F0F1 ATP synthase subunit B gives MNEGAKLVNIDFTMAIQIINFIVLVYFFSRAFAKKIGKVLEDRKKLALSEMEIVENEKEKLEEQKKLMEKLKKESKRRANDILIKAERQADDRKDQIISQAMSNRERMMMKAEADIEKMRQNAKFELQKEVGEMAVELAEKIIKENIDEKQDETINKFINEIGD, from the coding sequence ATGAATGAAGGAGCAAAATTAGTAAACATCGATTTTACGATGGCTATTCAAATAATAAACTTTATAGTATTAGTCTATTTTTTTTCACGGGCTTTTGCAAAAAAAATCGGAAAAGTGCTTGAGGACAGAAAAAAATTAGCTTTGTCTGAAATGGAAATCGTTGAGAACGAAAAGGAAAAACTGGAAGAACAGAAAAAATTAATGGAAAAATTGAAAAAGGAATCTAAAAGACGTGCTAACGACATTCTGATAAAAGCTGAAAGACAGGCAGACGACAGAAAAGATCAGATTATATCGCAAGCTATGAGCAATCGTGAAAGAATGATGATGAAAGCCGAAGCTGACATTGAAAAAATGCGGCAAAACGCTAAATTTGAACTTCAAAAGGAAGTTGGGGAAATGGCAGTTGAACTTGCGGAAAAAATTATCAAGGAAAATATTGATGAAAAGCAGGATGAAACTATAAACAAGTTTATTAATGAGATAGGAGATTAA
- the atpH gene encoding ATP synthase F1 subunit delta, whose product MANDEIAKRYAAAIYNIAKSSNSINEVREVLNILMENYEEEEEFRKILEDPLKKFPEKEKFLEKSFDHTTKEALGIVKYIVKKQRLSLISDIKEYFLKLYYEENNKLPITAIFAKELSETQREQLIQKLENKYGKKIVLNLKVDKEIIGGGILKIGNEVINGSIKNQIEEIKKNF is encoded by the coding sequence ATGGCTAATGATGAAATTGCAAAAAGATATGCAGCGGCAATTTATAATATAGCAAAATCTTCTAACAGTATAAATGAAGTTCGGGAAGTGTTAAATATTCTTATGGAAAATTATGAGGAGGAAGAGGAATTTAGAAAAATTTTAGAAGATCCTCTGAAAAAATTTCCAGAAAAGGAAAAATTTTTGGAAAAATCATTTGATCATACGACAAAAGAAGCACTTGGAATAGTGAAATATATTGTTAAAAAGCAACGATTGTCGCTAATCAGTGATATAAAAGAATATTTTTTAAAACTTTATTATGAAGAAAATAATAAACTTCCAATAACTGCTATATTTGCAAAGGAGCTATCGGAAACGCAAAGGGAACAGTTAATACAAAAACTTGAAAACAAATATGGTAAAAAAATCGTTTTAAATCTTAAAGTCGATAAGGAAATAATCGGCGGTGGAATTTTAAAAATTGGAAATGAAGTTATTAACGGTTCAATAAAAAATCAGATTGAAGAAATAAAGAAAAATTTTTAG